A window of the Enterobacteriaceae bacterium 4M9 genome harbors these coding sequences:
- a CDS encoding siderophore-interacting protein yields the protein MAEHKDNYPRRVRNELRFRELTVLGSELIAPGFQRVTVGGPALEGFSSPGFDDHIKLFFPDDPAAFQPPQATDDGIVWHSDERPPSRDYTPLYNAERQVLDIDFYIHDGGVASNWAQQVRPGDKLFTGGPRGSLVVPEGYGWQLYVCDETGMPALRRRLEALKVAGFAEQLTAIVSIKDAASKAYLEHLKTFNIEWVVGGDEEVIAHRLATLAVPAQDYFLWITGEGKVVKRLSARFETPEIEPQLLRAVAYWHAKGE from the coding sequence ATGGCTGAACATAAAGATAACTATCCGCGCCGTGTGCGCAACGAGCTACGTTTTCGCGAGTTGACGGTGCTTGGCAGCGAGCTGATTGCACCGGGATTCCAGCGCGTTACCGTCGGTGGCCCGGCGCTCGAAGGCTTTAGCTCCCCAGGTTTTGACGACCACATCAAACTGTTTTTTCCTGACGATCCGGCAGCCTTCCAGCCACCGCAGGCAACCGATGACGGTATTGTCTGGCACAGCGACGAGCGTCCGCCGTCGCGTGACTATACGCCGCTGTATAACGCTGAACGCCAGGTACTGGACATCGATTTTTATATTCACGACGGCGGCGTTGCCAGCAACTGGGCACAGCAGGTACGTCCCGGCGATAAGCTTTTTACCGGTGGACCGCGCGGCTCGCTGGTTGTACCGGAAGGCTACGGCTGGCAGCTTTATGTGTGTGATGAAACCGGCATGCCCGCACTGCGCCGCAGGCTTGAAGCGCTAAAGGTGGCTGGCTTTGCCGAGCAGCTTACGGCTATCGTCAGCATTAAGGATGCCGCCAGTAAGGCTTACCTTGAGCACCTGAAGACGTTCAATATCGAGTGGGTGGTTGGCGGTGATGAAGAGGTGATTGCCCACCGTCTGGCAACGCTGGCAGTCCCTGCGCAGGATTATTTCCTGTGGATTACCGGTGAAGGCAAAGTCGTGAAACGTCTGAGCGCGCGTTTTGAAACGCCGGAAATTGAGCCGCAGCTTTTACGTGCTGTGGCGTACTGGCACGCAAAGGGCGAATAA
- a CDS encoding heme-binding protein produces the protein MNAQSAAVSRSVQTVSLAGARKAIAAAHTMATGRGWLISVAVVDASGQLVAFEKQDGASGVTVKVACEKARTAALIGAPSKAFEDFINGGCPSFLATPDVTPLEGGVPIVLNGEIIGAVGVSGAHGANDSLVAHTAADALGA, from the coding sequence ATGAATGCACAAAGCGCAGCCGTCTCAAGAAGCGTACAAACGGTCTCTCTGGCGGGAGCCAGAAAAGCGATTGCCGCCGCGCATACGATGGCGACAGGCCGTGGCTGGCTAATCAGCGTGGCGGTGGTGGATGCCAGCGGTCAGTTGGTGGCTTTTGAAAAACAGGATGGCGCCAGCGGGGTGACCGTGAAAGTCGCCTGTGAAAAAGCGCGCACTGCGGCGTTGATTGGTGCGCCGTCAAAGGCGTTTGAAGATTTTATCAACGGTGGTTGTCCGAGCTTTCTGGCAACGCCGGACGTCACGCCGCTGGAAGGTGGTGTGCCCATTGTACTTAACGGTGAGATTATCGGTGCCGTGGGCGTCAGCGGCGCGCACGGCGCTAATGATTCGTTGGTAGCACACACGGCAGCGGACGCGCTCGGCGCGTAA
- a CDS encoding DUF554 domain-containing protein: MLIGPYVNGVAVIIGGIVGAMAGGKLPERVKTALPMTFGLCSVGLGINLVIKVKFMPAVVLAMIIGAIIGELCYLEKGIGKAAGSTRGLVNRYLPAVEGISHEAFTEKFVAILVLFCASGTGIFGAMHEGMTGDPSIIYIKTVLDLFTAAIFATMLGYSVATVGIPVVIIQVTLAWLAGYILPLTTPDMMADFSGAGGLIMIATGLRICNIKLFPVANMLPGLFLVMPFSWLWYVLVVS, from the coding sequence GCGGTATTGTCGGTGCAATGGCCGGCGGCAAACTGCCTGAACGAGTGAAAACCGCGCTACCTATGACCTTCGGGCTATGCTCGGTCGGGCTGGGGATTAACCTGGTCATTAAAGTGAAATTCATGCCTGCCGTGGTACTGGCAATGATTATCGGCGCCATCATTGGCGAGTTGTGTTATCTGGAAAAAGGCATTGGTAAAGCAGCAGGTTCCACGCGTGGGCTGGTAAACCGCTATCTGCCTGCGGTCGAAGGCATCAGCCATGAGGCCTTTACCGAGAAATTCGTTGCTATTCTGGTGCTGTTTTGCGCCAGCGGCACCGGTATTTTTGGTGCCATGCATGAAGGTATGACCGGTGACCCGTCCATTATTTATATTAAAACCGTATTGGATCTGTTCACCGCCGCGATTTTTGCCACCATGCTTGGCTATTCGGTCGCGACAGTAGGCATTCCTGTGGTGATTATTCAGGTGACGCTGGCGTGGCTGGCAGGCTATATCCTGCCGCTGACCACGCCCGATATGATGGCAGACTTCTCGGGCGCAGGCGGGCTTATCATGATTGCGACTGGCCTGCGCATCTGCAATATCAAGCTGTTCCCGGTTGCCAACATGCTGCCAGGGCTGTTTCTGGTGATGCCGTTTTCGTGGCTGTGGTATGTGTTGGTGGTGAGTTAA
- a CDS encoding SDR family oxidoreductase, translating into MESWQNKTLAVIGGSSGIGLRVAQMAAEKGAQLILVGRNVQRLTDARTALSATGATVTTHQVDAHNTDELRAFFHAVAPFDHLVSMVGDVMGGGFTTADLATIEHVIHSKFITNVLIGQLAAQKVRDGGSLVFTSGTGGRAQHACASYVGNLGINALVEGLAAELAPRVRVNAVAPTWTLTPFWRDVPQAQVKQTRAHFEQTIPLGRLATIDELASAYLFLMENGFVTGQRLAGGGRRLT; encoded by the coding sequence ATGGAGAGCTGGCAAAATAAAACGCTGGCAGTGATAGGCGGCAGTTCAGGCATTGGCCTGCGCGTAGCGCAGATGGCGGCAGAGAAGGGCGCACAGCTGATTCTGGTTGGGCGTAACGTGCAGCGGCTGACTGACGCCCGCACGGCGCTGAGCGCCACAGGTGCAACGGTCACTACGCATCAGGTGGATGCGCATAATACAGATGAACTGCGGGCGTTTTTTCATGCTGTTGCGCCGTTTGACCATCTGGTGTCGATGGTGGGTGATGTGATGGGCGGCGGCTTTACCACGGCAGATCTTGCCACCATTGAGCACGTCATCCATTCGAAATTCATAACCAACGTGCTGATTGGCCAACTGGCGGCCCAGAAGGTGCGAGACGGCGGCAGTCTGGTGTTTACCTCCGGGACCGGCGGGCGTGCCCAACATGCCTGCGCGAGCTACGTGGGTAACCTTGGTATTAATGCGCTGGTGGAGGGGCTGGCGGCAGAGCTTGCGCCGCGCGTGCGGGTGAACGCGGTCGCACCGACCTGGACGCTGACGCCATTCTGGCGCGACGTCCCGCAGGCGCAGGTGAAGCAGACTCGCGCGCACTTTGAACAAACGATCCCGCTGGGACGACTCGCAACAATTGACGAGCTGGCCTCAGCGTATCTTTTTTTGATGGAAAACGGCTTTGTCACCGGCCAGCGCCTGGCAGGTGGCGGTAGAAGGCTTACTTAA